In Pangasianodon hypophthalmus isolate fPanHyp1 chromosome 29, fPanHyp1.pri, whole genome shotgun sequence, one genomic interval encodes:
- the prrt1 gene encoding proline-rich transmembrane protein 1, which produces MSSAKHGLEEAAGRQPMTQPLNQMAPPPYLPSQDPSMPPHPPPPGCGPQPNYPPPPPPPGSEGYLQETQFPPGNPPPQAAPNGYTVQTHGPTGSVPHPPVGYLQLGYPLQLQPCTAYVPVYPIGTGGQPYMPNGTPHAGVAPGQVPMQMPPGVALMEPRRPPHDYLPIAVLTTICCFWPTGIIAIIKAVQVRTAVARGDMVSAEIASREARNFSFISLAVGIASIVLCTILTVVVIIASQHHDEDWEP; this is translated from the exons GTCTTGAGGAGGCAGCAGGAAGGCAGCCCATGACTCAGCCGCTGAACCAAATGGCTCCTCCACCTTACCTGCCGTCGCAGGACCCAAGCATGCCCCCGCACCCTCCTCCACCTGGCTGCGGCCCCCAGCCCAACtacccccctcctcctcctccgcccGGCTCTGAGGGGTATTTACAGGAGACGCAGTTCCCTCCTGGAAACCCTCCGCCTCAGGCAGCCCCTAATGGTTACACGGTCCAGACGCACGGGCCCACCGGCTCGGTGCCTCATCCTCCCGTGGGTTACCTGCAGCTCGGATATCCACTCCAACTGCAGCCCTGCACTGCTTATGTACCTGTGTATCCCATCGGAACAGGG gGCCAGCCTTACATGCCTAATGGTACACCCCATGCAGGTGTTGCACCAGGGCAGGTGCCAATGCAAATGCCCCCCGGCGTTGCTCTAATGGAGCCGCGGCGGCCCCCTCATGACTACCTGCCCATCGCAGTGCTCACCACCATCTGCTGCTTCTGGCCCACAGGCATCATCGCCATCATCAAAGCCGTGCAG GTACGTACAGCTGTTGCTCGGGGCGACATGGTGTCGGCGGAGATTGCGTCACGCGAGGCCCGTAACTTCTCCTTCATCAGCCTGGCGGTGGGCATTGCCTCCATCGTGCTCTGCACCATCCTCACGGTGGTGGTGATCATCGCCTCGCAGCACCACGACGAAGACTGGGAACCGTAG